Genomic DNA from Mesorhizobium sp. 131-2-1:
CGATGCTGACGCGCATCTACGGCACCGCCTGGGCCGACCAGGCGCAGCTCGAGGCCTACCAGACGATGCTGGAAGAGGCCGAGAAGCGCGATCACCGCAAGCTCGGCCGCGAGATGGACCTGTTCCATTTCCAGGAAGAGGGTCCCGGTGTCGTCTTCTGGCACGCCAAGGGCTGGAAGATGTTCCAGAACCTGGTCAACTACATGCGCCGGCGCCTCGACGAGCAGGGCTATCAGGAAGTGAACGCGCCGCAGGTGCTGGACAAGAGCCTTTGGGAGACATCAGGCCACTGGGGCTGGTATCGCGACGCCATGTTCAAGGTGACGGTCGCCGGCGACGATACCGACGACGACCGGGTGTTCGCGCTGAAGCCGATGAACTGCCCCGGCCACGTGCAGATATTCAAGCATGGGTTGAAGTCCTATCGCGATCTGCCCGTGAAGCTTGCGGAATTTGGCAATGTGCACCGTTACGAACCTTCGGGGGCGCTGCACGGGCTGATGCGCGTGCGTGGCTTCACGCAGGACGATGCGCATATCTTCTGCACCGAGGAGCAGCTTGCGTCCGAGTGCCTGCGCATCAACGACCTGATCCTGTCGACCTATGCCGACTTCGGCTTCGACGAGATCAGCGTGAAGCTGTCGACACGGCCGGACAAGCGGGTCGGCACCGATGAGGCCTGGGACCATGCCGAGGAGATCATGAGCGGCGTGCTGGAGACTATCCGCGCACGGTCAGGCAATCGCATCAGAACCTCGATCAACCCGGGCGAGGGTGCCTTCTATGGCCCGAAATTCGAGTATGTGCTGAAGGACGCCATCGGCCGCGAATGGCAGTGCGGTACCACCCAGGTCGACTTCAACCTGCCTGAGCGTTTCGGCGCCTTCTATATCGGTTCGGATTCCGAAAAGAAGCAGCCGGTGATGGTGCACCGCGCCATCTGCGGCTCGATGGAGCGTTTCCTCGGCATCCTGATCGAGAACTATTCCGGCCATTTCCCGCTGTGGTTCGCGCCGCTGCAGGTGGTGGTCGCGACGATCACATCCGATGCCGACGACTATGCGAATGAGGTGGTGGCCAAGCTCAAGGCCGCCGGACTTCTGGCGGAAGCGGATCTGCGCAACGAGAAGATCAACTACAAGGTCCGCGAGCATTCGCTGGCCAAGGTCCCGGTCATCCTCGTGTGCGGCAAACGCGAAGCCGAGGAGCAGACGGTCAACATTCGTCGGTTGGGGTCGCGCGACCAGGAGTCGCTCGGTCTTGCCCAGGCGATCGCACAATTGAGCGAAGAAGCGACAACGCCGGACCGCAGGCGCAAACGCGCTGCCTGATCTGTACCTGCCCGACGACATGGCGGTGGAGCGATCCACCGCCATTTTCACATGCCTGTCACGCCAAAGCTGTAACGAGCCGCCATGCTCAAGCTGAAACTGCGGGAAAGAGCGTTTCCCGAGCTTTCCTACGCCAATCCGCATCAGCCGGCGCTGACGCGCTGGTTCATCCATTCCGTCGAGGGCCTGTCAGGCCGCGACCGTTTTGCCGCGCTCTACGATTTCTGGCGGCGCCAGGTGGCGCCGAGCGGCGAGCGTGTGTTCAGCCGCATGCTGGAGCTCATCGACGTCAAGGTCCGGAACGCCGCTCCATGGCCGCCGGCGAAGCTGCCGGACACGCCGCTGGTGATCGTCGCCAACCATCCTTTCGGCATCGGCGACGGCATCGCCGTGCTGTCGCTGGCCGAGCAGCTCGGGCGGCCGTTCCGCGTCATGATCCACAAGGATCTGCTTAGGATCCGCGAGATGGAACCCTATTCGCTGCCGATCGATTTCTCCGAAACCAAGGAGGCGGTGAAGAACAACCTGGCGGTGCGCCATGAGGCGGTGCGGCTGTTGAAGGAAGGCGTCACCATCGTCGTCTTCCCGGCCGGCGGCGTCGCCACCGCGCCGAAAGGATTTGGCCGGGCGCGCGACCTGCCGTGGAAGATATTTCCGGCCCGCCTGATCCAGGACGCCAGGGCTTCGGTCATTCCGATGCATTTTTCCGGCCAGAACGGCCGGCTGTTCCATCTTGTCAGTGGCCCGATGAACATGGCCGAGCGCGAGGGCCGGGTGGCGAAGTTCGTCGGCAAGGCGTCGCTGACGCTGCGCACCTCGCTGCTCATCCGCGAATTCGCGCGGCTGTCCGGCAAGGCCATCGACGTTCGCGTCGGCGATATTCTGGCCTGGAACGAGCTGGAGCCGCTGCGCGACCGCAAGGCGCTGCTCGACCGGCTCCATCGCGGGGTCTTCGACTTGGCGCCGGCCACGCCGCGCGGCCGCGCGCAATTCCTGCCGCGCCGCCTGCGCAAGGCGGCCTGATGGACAGGCTTGTCAGTCAGCGCCTTCCTCGGGATCGATCGCCGAAGCCTCGGTGGCCAGCACTTCGATCTCCTGGTTCTGGCCGGCGACGACGGTGAAATCCTTCTGGTAGATGCGGTCGCGGTTCTTGGCGATGATGGTGTAGTCGCCTTCGGCCAGCACCATCGAGGCGAAGGCGCCGACGGTTTCCTTGATCGGGTCGCCGGACTCGTTGAGCAGCGACCAGGAGGTGTCGGCGATCGCCTCGCCGCCGGCCTCGCGCACCAGCTTCATCGTCATCTCGGCCGCGCGATGCTCGACGGTCGCTTCGGTCAGCTTGCCGGCCTCGACGCGGATGTCGGAACGGATGACGGCATTCACCGAACCATAGGTGGAGACGACATGGTAGGTGCCGGAATTGAGCCGCACCACGCTGTTCGGCTCGACGTCGGGGACGATCAGGGCGCGGTCGCCATTGGCCTCGACCTTGTCTTCGTAGATTGAGAAACGCAGCTTCTTCGGCGGTATGTGCACGCCGCCCGACAGCACCGCGTCGAGCTTGAGGCCGCCGGCATCAAGCACCAGGCTTTCGCGCTTGGCCTCCTTGCCGACGGTGATGCGCTTGGTGGCGCCGGCGCGTCCATAGGAGGCATGGACCAGATAGCTGCCGGGCTCCAGTTGGAACACTGCGGTGCCGCCATGGGCGGAGGCCACCATCGGCAGCTTGCCGTCGCTGGTCGGCCCCGGCTTGAAGACCCGCCAGACGATGCCGCGGGTGATGTCGGCGCCCTTGTCGGTCAGTTGCGCCGAGAGCGTGATGGCGCCGCCACCGCCCAGGGCCAGGGATGTGTCGCCTTTCGGCGTCGCGTAGCTCGAAATCCCCGGCAGCTTCAGATTGCTGATGCCGTCGGCGTTCTGCGCAACGGCCGACGAAACCGGCACCAAGAACAGCGCCGCCGCCAGCCAGACCAGGAAAAGACGCAGTGTCCCCTCAAACATGCCTTGCGTTGAAGCCCAAGGCGGTGGCAATTTCAAGGCCTGAGAGTCCCAATCCCGCTCCGCAGGGCTCTTGCCGTCCGGCGCGAGGCGTCATTGCCCGAGCCGCCCGAATTCCCACCGGCGCGCTTCAGCCCAAAACCGAACTTCTAGGAGACTTGCGCCCATGGCGTCGCCGATCATCGACTTCCTGCTGACCCGGACCTCCGCGCCGATCCCGGACCTGAAGGAGCCGGCGCCCAGCGACGCCGAGATCGCAACCCTGATCACCGCCGCCACGCGCGTGCCGGATCACGGCCGGCTCGAGCCCTGGCGCTTCATCCTCTATCGCGGCGAGGCGCGCGTCGAGATCGGCAGGAAGCTGGCGGCTTTGGCCGAACAGCGCGAGGGGCCGCTGCCCGAGGGCCGGCGCAACCAGGAACTGGCTCGGTTCTCGCGCGCGCCGCTGGTGATCGGCGTGGTGTCGGTGCCGAAGGAAAATCCGAAGATCCCGCAATGGGAGATGTTCCTCTCGGGCGGCATGGCGGCTATGAATCTGATGATCGCTGCCAACGCGCTGGGCTATGGCACCAACATGATCAGCAATTGGTATTCCGACGTGCCGGAGGGCAGGGCGATCCTGGGCCTGGCGCCGCAAGAACGCGTCATCGGCTTCGTCCACATCGGCTCCTATCAGGGGCCGGCGCCGGAGCGGCCGCGGCC
This window encodes:
- a CDS encoding nitroreductase family protein, with amino-acid sequence MASPIIDFLLTRTSAPIPDLKEPAPSDAEIATLITAATRVPDHGRLEPWRFILYRGEARVEIGRKLAALAEQREGPLPEGRRNQELARFSRAPLVIGVVSVPKENPKIPQWEMFLSGGMAAMNLMIAANALGYGTNMISNWYSDVPEGRAILGLAPQERVIGFVHIGSYQGPAPERPRPDPAKLYVDYQGPWAG
- the thrS gene encoding threonine--tRNA ligase → MLNSVSLTFPDGSVRDYDAAMTGAGLAESISKSLAKKAVAYAIDGTLRDLSDPLGKSGKLEIITREDPRALELIRHDAAHVLAEAVQELWPGTQVTIGPVIENGFYYDFARNEPFTPDDFPVIEKKMREIIQRNKPFTKEVWPREKAKKVFADKGERYKLELIDAIPEDQDLKIYAQGDWFDLCRGPHMASTGQIGNAFKLMKVAGAYWRGDSNNPMLTRIYGTAWADQAQLEAYQTMLEEAEKRDHRKLGREMDLFHFQEEGPGVVFWHAKGWKMFQNLVNYMRRRLDEQGYQEVNAPQVLDKSLWETSGHWGWYRDAMFKVTVAGDDTDDDRVFALKPMNCPGHVQIFKHGLKSYRDLPVKLAEFGNVHRYEPSGALHGLMRVRGFTQDDAHIFCTEEQLASECLRINDLILSTYADFGFDEISVKLSTRPDKRVGTDEAWDHAEEIMSGVLETIRARSGNRIRTSINPGEGAFYGPKFEYVLKDAIGREWQCGTTQVDFNLPERFGAFYIGSDSEKKQPVMVHRAICGSMERFLGILIENYSGHFPLWFAPLQVVVATITSDADDYANEVVAKLKAAGLLAEADLRNEKINYKVREHSLAKVPVILVCGKREAEEQTVNIRRLGSRDQESLGLAQAIAQLSEEATTPDRRRKRAA
- a CDS encoding lysophospholipid acyltransferase family protein, coding for MLKLKLRERAFPELSYANPHQPALTRWFIHSVEGLSGRDRFAALYDFWRRQVAPSGERVFSRMLELIDVKVRNAAPWPPAKLPDTPLVIVANHPFGIGDGIAVLSLAEQLGRPFRVMIHKDLLRIREMEPYSLPIDFSETKEAVKNNLAVRHEAVRLLKEGVTIVVFPAGGVATAPKGFGRARDLPWKIFPARLIQDARASVIPMHFSGQNGRLFHLVSGPMNMAEREGRVAKFVGKASLTLRTSLLIREFARLSGKAIDVRVGDILAWNELEPLRDRKALLDRLHRGVFDLAPATPRGRAQFLPRRLRKAA